The window taggagtacACATAGAGAGGATGTAGGTATAAGTtcattttgatgtgatgatataaaaaaaaacttaaagggtAACAAAAAGGACTAttctgggaaaagaggaaaggggaggtagaatagggtaaatcatatcacatgaagaggtacaaaagacctattacaatagagggaaagatgggaaggatgagcattgtttcaaccttactctcatttgatttggctcaaagagggaataacatacacactcagttggatatagaattttatcttaacCTATAGGGAcaaagggcaaaactaggaggtaaaaggggaaagaaaagggaggtggggctgatagaagagaaagtagactgagggaggtggtggcTAGAAAGAAAACACtgttgagaaaggaaagagggaaaagagagagaaaagtataaacaagggagaaaataggatggaaggaaatacacagtaaacataactgaatgtgaatgagatgaactctcctataaaatagaagcaggtagcagagtggattaaaaacagaatcctaaaatatattgtttacaagaaacacatttgaaacaaagAGATACACAACAGAGTAAACAAGGCTGGAAcggaatatattatgcttcagctgaagtttaaaaaatagcagtggtaccttgacacttactagctatgtaaacctgggcaagtcacttaaccccaattgcctcactttaaaaaaaaaaaagcagtggtaccaaatatatgcatgcatatacatatgtaggtatatgtgtatgtatgtatatattatatactatatgtgtgtgagtatgtatatgtatatatatatacacacacacacacacacacatatatatatatatatatatatatatatatatatatatatatatatacagttgtTTTTAACCAAAGTCATGAAATGACATCATGGATGCCACTTGGTGCCATGAGGAGAGTTACTAGACTAGTCCACTAGATTTCCtttagaaatttttatttaaaatttaatcttgggggcagctaggtggtgcagtggatgagtaccggccctggagtcaggagtacctgagttcaggtccagcctcagacacttaacacttactagctgtgtgaccctgggcaagtcacttaaccccaattgcctgacttaaaaaaaaatttaatctttgTGAATATTTATTGAGATAGGCATTGGTGCAAAGATATGTTATTATGTATTTGTTAATGTATGATTTCTATGATATATTAATTTTACTTCTAGTTGTAATAAAAGTTAATGATATTGATTACCCTCTCCCCAAAAAatgttccttcttccccttcatgtatgctccttgaaggcaatgaTTGTTTCCTTTGTACTTGAATCCATAgcttgcctagcacatagtaggacttAGTTTGTTGCATTGCATTGTCAGTGCTTGCCATAGAGGTGGCTCATTAACTAGTAAATTACTTTTGCACAAATGGTCCCAGGTTATCGTCTTGAATGGAAGCACACACCGCCCCCACCCACCCAGGACAGGGGCCTGTAGtaacttttgtttgttgttcaatGTGTCCGATTCCTCGtcacctcatttggagtttttatttttgtcaaagatactggagtggttttgtcatttccttttccaacccgttttacagataaggaaactgaggcaaagaaggtcacacaaagtatctgaggctagattcgaactcaggaagttgagtcttccaggcccagagctctctcCACCACCTAGCCGCACCTGGTAATTTTTACACACCGTCCAGCCCAGGGCTCTAGCTTACCAATTGTACAATGATGACTTGGAATAAAAACAGGGGATGCGAGgcgctttgtaaaccttaattaaaatgctatagaaatgacaagacgCTGTTTTCCTGAAGGAAAATTACCTGTTATAAAACCCTAAGTTCACTACGAGTCCAAAGGATTCCTGCCCTAACAGGATACAGTCCCATAGCATAGACAATGCCCGGGCCCTCCCCTTCCCAGCCGCGGTGCTCTGGCGCCCCCTCCAGGCCAGCCGAATTACAGCTTCCCCAGGCCGCACCCCCTGTGCGCCGCTCATTGGCCGGGGAGGAGAAGGAGCGAGGGGGACAGTTGGGGACGGGGAGGGCGGGGCTAACCTCAATTAACAATGCCGAGCGCGTTCGGGAGTGCCGGCAGaggctcccttcctccctccagtcGAAGAACGCCTGGGGGGGCGGCCCGAGGGAAATCTGCATTCGAGCTATGATTGGCCCACGCCCCGCTTTCACGTTGGCGTGGTGACGTCAGCTCCTGGGAGGGAAGTTTTGTAGAGAAAGGCGGGAAACGGAGCTGTCTGGAAGAGAGCAGGTAAGGAAGAGCTGCTGCGCCGTCCTCTCTCCCCACTTTCCCACCATCCCCCCGCTCCCTTCAACCCCACATCGACCTCTTCGCCGCTTCGTTGTCTTCTCCCCTGGTCTCGGAATCGGGACATAGGCCTTGAATGGAAGCCCGGAGCCGGGGTccgagggatgggggtggggtggaatagggcgggggcgggggcgggggcggggcccgGCAGGCGGAGGGAGGAGCGATCAGGGATTTCCCCACCCTCCATTCTCCCCAACCTGCGGCTTGTTTCAGCCCTGGGGACTGGACCACTGATCCAGGTGTTCTTGATCCAGGTGTTCCTCCGTCCGGCCAGCTGAGGCTTGCAAACGTTGCGAAGCGCTTTAGCCGTAGGATCTCACTGGAGCTTCCCCGTGACCCCGGGAGGTAGGTAATACGCGCAGCCCCGGTTTTTTGATGGCGATCGGGACTCGGAGAGGCGAAGTGAAAGCGTCCCCGTGATCCTGTGGCCAACGAGGGTACGAACCGGGCTTGGAGCCAGAGGCCCAAAGCCCCTATACCTCAGGGTTTGTGTGATGGTCCCTGAACTGGCGATGCCACCCACAAAGGTACCTCCCATGTTAGTATGAATGAGGAGAGGGGCCGTCGGAGGTGCTGAAGCTGGGGTCCCTGGATCCTTAGGTCTGTGGATAGAGTTCGGGGTTTGGAATCTGACACGTTGAAGTTGGATGGgggaaaattacctattttattaTAGTTGGTTTTCATTGTATCCTAATGCATTGTATTTTACACACTTAACATTCTGAAAAGGGGcccaaaggcttcaccagactctCAGAGGGGTCTAAGACACAAAAAAAGGTGATCAGTCCTGAAGATTGATGACCTAATTGTGGATTAAGGTCCTTACTCTGCCATATGCCAACTGTACCTGTTCTAGTGGAAAGGACAACTGATGTAaagtcagaagaccagggttccACCCTGtacactccccctccccatccctataTCCCTTATGTTGTCCAACTTATTATTAGCTCAATATTCGTGGATTAGgtataacttgcccagggtcacacagctagtgtcaagtgtctgaggctggatttgaactcaggtcctcctgaatccagggcaggtactctatccactgtgccacctagctgccccactcagtaTTCTTAAGGAAGTTGATTTATCTCCCTgagcttgtttcctcatttatggtAGGTTTAATAATATTAGAACTACTTACTTTATGtttattgtaaaaatcaaatgaaatttttttatgtaaagaattatataaaatgcCAGATATCAAAATATTAACTTTTCATGGTACATTGGGATACTTCTAAAGAAATGCAGTTTCACTGAGGTTACACCTCACATCCATCTGACTTATAACAATTATATAtattgcaggacaatgagggttaaatgacttgcccaggggcacacagctagtgtcatgtgtccaaggtggaatttaaactcaggtcctcctgaatccagggccagtgctttatccactgcaccaactagctgcccctgatacgtgtgtgtgtgattttatttatttatttatttaatatttatttattttctggtgaggcagttggggttaagtgacttgcccagggtcacacagctacatgtcaaatgtctgaggttggatgtgaactcaggtcctcctgaatccaaggccagtgctttatccactgcgacacctagctgcccccatatacatatatatatatatatattttttttaagtagaaagcAGATACACATTAGCCTTctattgttggagctgtgaatttgTCTAGAtgttctggaaagcagtttggaacttcACCTTATAAACTAAACTATGCTTATCTAGGCAGCTAGATgaagcagtgaatagagcactggtcttggaagcaggaacacctgagttgagtttggcctcacacacttactaatgtgaccctggacaaagcagtttcttcatctgtatgatgaaaatgataatagcacctacctctcagggctgtcctgaggttcaaatgagataattgtaaaatgcttgaCATAtaggaagcactatataaatgttaactattattgttacTCTTTGATCAAGCATTATAACTGCTGTACCCCAAATTTGTttgtggctaaacaaattatggcatataaatgtagTGAAATATTTTGGTACTAAAATGAAATCGTtttagaggaaactgggaagacctcTCTGATCTGATCCAAAGTGAAGTGGACAGAActaggagagcaatttatataatgacaacaatattataaagaaaaacaactttgaaagactagaactctgatcagtgaTGCCCCATGAGTCCAGCAGACTGAAGATGCGAGCGCACACACACCTCTCCTGCCAgaaaggtgattttttaaaatgcagaatgaaacacatttttggacttgggcaatgtggaaatttgttgtGCTGGACTAAATATATTTACTatgagagtttttaaaaattgtacaatAGGGTATGTAGAGTGGtagagaaagattaagtgatttttaaaaataattttttttgatttggGATCAGAGAATCTCTTGTTGAATTCcttgtgaccttaggaaagttttTACCTCTAAATCTcaatttgcttatctgtaaagtgaagggattgcatgaaatgatctctgagggttttgttttgttttatctccaGACCCAATCATAATAAGTGTTAGAAAcgcagctggggcagctagatggcacagtggatagagcaccagccctggagtcaggagtacctgagttcaaatctggcctcagacacttaacacttactagctgtgtgaccctgggcaagtcacttaaccccaattgcctcactaaaacaaaaaaggaaaaagaaaaaagaaatgcagctAACAGCTTGAATAGTGTTGCACAGCTCAAGTGTTGTTAGCAGCTCaaagctcaaagaatccaagcaggcaacAGAGTGTGTTTGAAGGCATCTTTATTTATCtttgaagatgggcactcttctgaatgtgccagagagtgcactgaagtgaggtgtacctcacctctatttatacccctcaagggtcCCTCTGGTCAAATCACATTACAGCTCCCATTTACATACAgcataacaaaaacaactaatcACAGCATATAGTACAAACCTCCCATATATGGTAACTGTaaggaccaatcagattgtatcaGTCAGCCAATCAGACTgccttgttaaccaatcagattgcggcactaggccttaaccttattctgggcaagaatgtctcCATTCCTCATTAGAACAGTGCTGTGTTAACACACGTAACCATacataacttgtcaagaaacaaaCAAGTCGGGTTTGAACATTGCTGTCATGTGGGGATCACCTTGAgcacctcaaggtgaactcccgcTAGCTCAACTCCCACAAAATGCAGGCTCTATTCCAGACCCTGCTTGGGCCTAAGTCCCAGGTGCTTTGACTCCTCAGAGTCTTGTTTGCTGTTTGGCCCCCTACTGGGAGGCTGGGGCAACAAAGCTGTAGGTCCtaaaaccagactcactctctgcctcaTGGGCTCTGAGAAGAGGCCAAATAGGGTCTTTTCTCTCAGTCATTTCACCTAcctgttgtgatgtttaaaatctaaattgtggtcgccttaaattagaagcttcagcaccagtccttgggcattaaacatttattaaagcacacagatattcccatggagttcagaaagttaagaaaaaagcctatttagcctagagttccagcctggtccaGTTCTcttccacgagcctgcttcaatcacgaagctttttataggtctggaacagaggcggtccttacacactgcttcaagctgattggttggcgtcatccaaatccattggttctgaaggtgttctcaaggtgtgagtacaatccagttaacctgaagtaggctaatcagcagttaatcactctcacttgagtcaatcagtctagattaatcttcaggtgggtctgagtatctgctaaatctcattactTCATCACACTGctgttcaatttcctcatttgggatGAGAcctcaaggagttgtgaggaaagggctttgtaaactttaaactgAGCTATCATTCTTATTATTACATGATAAAAGGTATACTTTAATATATTCTTTGGGTTTCAGATTTCAGAGAATGACAGAGGAGACAGATTTCACTGAGCAAGACTCTGATGGAGGTAGTGAAGAGGTGGTACTAACTCCTGCTGAGCTTATTGGAAGACTGGAGCAGGTAAGCATCCTAAAGGGAATTAAACCTTAGGTTTATTACATGCTCTTCTCTTTATGGGTCTAgaaataacaagaacaaaataaaggCTAATCTCAAGAACACAGGGACCAATCTAACCCAAGCAGTGTTCTGATATCTAACAAAATCCTTCAACTCTCCATTGTCCCACTAAGGAAGTCTTACCCCCTACTGATGGTAATAGTGAGGAATACCTTTGGACATATTTGACGAAACAGTTAAAGAGAAGCAAAGACCCAGTTTGTTTTGTTATTCGTGGTAGTGACAGAGATGGTGCTATAGAGACCTTAACCATCCAGCTTGCAGGTCTCTGGGCCAAATTTATTCAGCTCACCTGAGTTTTTCTGGCAAAAACTTTTATCTGATTACTCAGCACACTAATAAATTAGAAGACCCATAGGATCTAATCTTTCAGTTACTGTTTATCTGACTGCCATCAAGCATCAAGCTACTAGGCTTGTATTGATTAGTAATTGTAAAGAACTTACTCAGTCTATGCACATGGATTTCTGATTATATGACTTACTGTTGGAAAAACTTGTTTATGTTTAACATCTGCTGGACTCTTCGCATCTATTGTGACTCACTAGACAGAACTGGGGATAGGAAAACAGTGctaaattgtctttttctttaagaGACAATTGGCAGTTATCTTCTTGCTCCCTCTTGTTTTCCCTCATGTTTTTCCTATAAGCTCTTTTCCTCCACTGTTAGTCTTCCAGAACTATTTTTGTACCTGTTCCccatagctttttttgtttgtttgttggggggggggggttgttttgttttttgctttttggccgggggggggggggggaatgagggttaagtgacttgtccagggtcacacagctagtaagtgtaaagtgtctgagactggatttgaactcaggtcctcctgactccagggtcagtgctctatccactgcaccacctagctgccccatgtccagTTATTCTTGTCTTCTTCCCCCAAAATGTGTAGTTTCTGCTATCCTGAGTTCTATTAATGATACCATTATCTGTCTCCTGAAATCTAGCTTTGATACCTTCTTTGAAATCTACATCAAATTAGCCAGGGAGTTCTGTTAATTCTGCCCCTGAAATGTCTCTAGCACCTTGCCATTGCCATAATTCAGACCCTCATTCCTTCTTGTCTTAATATTTCCAAGCATcgtggtacaatgaaaagaacacttgCACTAgagtcagagggcttgggttcaaacccACCTCTAACATCTATCACATACCTGTgactgtgaacaagtcacttaatcttcctggGCCACAGTCGGCCTAATGTGTATGAGATtgcctccttccagctctagagctctGATCCAATGTCTTCACTTCCAGTACATGCTCAGCTGCTGCCACCCTATCTTAGTGTGCAGGACTAATCATGTCATTCCCTTGATCAAAGGATTCCAATGGCTCTCCATTGCCTACCAACCACTAAAATTCACACTCCTTAGCTTAGTATTTAGCCTTTCTATAATCTGACTCCCTTTCCAACCCTGTCTtatcattatttcccttcacaaTCAGTCCTCACCACCTCCCACATGCATTCCACACTTTATCAACTCTGTGCTGTTCCCTGAGCCcagaataataatattctatttctgTCATCTCATTTCTCTAGTTGAAATCCTTCTATACTTTAAGGCTTAGCTCAAATGCTATCTCTTCCATATAACTTTCTTTAATTTCAACCCCCAAGCAGAAATGATCCTCTTAGTATTTTATGTTCCTCATATAATTGTACATTGGCTATGTTTCTTCTTCCATGTCTAGTATATTGCCTTGATATTTGGATctctgattttatcagtgtacTACCTCCACTAAATCAGATTGTAACTTTTTCCCTCTTACAAGTTATAGTAACCAAAATATTAGTTCATCATTACCTGATAAACAgctttctggtgatgagcctcatTCACCCACACATTGGGCCTATCATTAAAATCTGTGAAGCTTGGTCTAAGGCCTTCCAGATGTGCTCAGTGGCATGGTTTTTAAGAACCCAGCATCATTTCTAGCCATGATAAAGCAGAgaagtgggactttagctgaggtTGCATGTAGTAGAatcttcagtaaatttttattgaattgactacaaaaaggcagaaaaaagacTATAGAtacaagtttttaaaatatttgacaaaaatcacttttctttttactGCATCTTTGAGTGTATTTTCCTAGACTATAAGCTATTTGTGgataaatttcatcttttttgcaATTAATTTGATAAATCTGTAGTACAATTATAGACCGTCACAAGTACTTGATTAATTCTTGGGGAATGTGATGATAAGCATTCATGTGCTTAGTGTTTGTTAATGGTGTTTATTGGAAGACAAGGAATTCagtttaaaaaagggaagaaattaggTCTATTCTTCATGTAGTCCACatgctaaaaaaataataataatctttcttTGTAATAGAAAAATTATCATATAGATATTCATAATCAACTGTGGATGGTCAAGTACATAAATGTAGACCAAATGTGCTAAATATCTCTTAGGAGACTGACAGACTCCAGCTCAGAATTAAGACATAACAATGAATAAATGAGCATATTTAGGGGATGAGGACTAATTTCCGTTGTGGTCCCTGTCATATTCTTagacctttaaaaattatttagcctttcattctgttttcttaacAGTAAAACCTGCTAATAATAGCCATTTCCTCTTCACATCATAAGAATGAGCTCTATGAATGAAAAGATATGTAAATGTACATGCTGTTATTTCAACTATGGTAAGAGTAATGGCACCacttcatgatgggaaatgccaACTTATGGGGAAATGTCACCAGTGCATAAATATCTAGAGACAGTTCCTACTACTTAGTGAGAagtactgttttttgttttttgtttttttttttagtgaggcaattggggttaagtgacttgcccagggtcacacagctagtaagtgttaagtgtctgaggccagatttgaactcaggtactcctgactccagggctggtgctctatccactgcgccatctagctgcccccgagaagtACTGTTTGACCTTCAGGCAGCATTACTGTCAGAGTAAAAGGTAAATCACCCTGATGGATTTTTTTGAAGTAAAGGGTCCTTTTTGTGTATGCCAAATGTGAGGTCTGTGAACACAGCTTTCCAGCCAAAatcaggagaaaaggaaaatccaTCCAAGCAGTCTTCAAAcataattttatcttcatagtTCATGCAATACTTTCAACTGCTGGGAAAATAAGTTTTCTTGTGTAAGACCTCAAAGATTTTCATGGTGTGGGGGCTGCCTCTACTCCTCTATGAATGTCTTAGTGGCCTCTCATATGAGTACTTATGTTATTGTGCTTTCTCCCATAGGCCTGGCTAAATGAAAAATTTGCCCCTGAGCTACTGGAGAACAAGTGTGAAATTGTTGAGTGTGTCATAGAGCAGCTGGATCATATGGTAAGATCTTCTAGTCTCAGGATGCAAAAGAGGAGAAAGCAAGATGGCTTTGGTTAAATTAGGTGACCTGAGCTGGGGTTGCTTTCAGGATATCATTAGCAAAAAGGCAGGATGACATCAAAGATCTGACATTTAGCTTTTTCCAAACCAGTATTTGCATCTTTCCAGTACTGTCCCTGTGTTTCCTGTATTGTCATCATTAAGCTTATTTATTTGGGAATATCTGTGGCTAGCCATTGTTAATTATTGGAAGTATGATTCTCATTTCCTATTTCTGATGATATTTAGGTTTCAGAATTTGTACAAATAAATTCAATCCAAAAACTAATGCAAACGTAAAGCATTTTGCAGTTTTCTGATTTTTCTGCCTGAAAAAAACTTCCTGTATCCTAAAATACAGAGGTGTTTTAAATTCAGTactgaaggttttttgtttgtttctgtttggtttttggttttttgataaACTACAAGTGCTCAAAGATATCTTTACACTTAGTAATCAGGATGTTTTCATTAGAGTTTGTTCTTCATAGGAAAAGAATCTCAAAAGAGCAAAGAAGGGTGATTTGAAGGTTAGCATCCACCATATGGAGGTTGAAAGAATCCGCTACGTCCTCAGCAGCTACCTGAGGTGTCGACTGATGAAGGTTAGATTTTAAGATAtcttcattagggaaattttgtatatattttgtatatagtaaagGTCCCTAAAAAGTGCTTTGTAGTATGTGAAAGTCCTCAGGAAGTAAGGAATCAGGTgaagatttttatgaaaaaaGTGGAATAGAAGCTGATAGTTATTTGCACTAAAGGAAAGGGGAATGGGTTTGACTTGTTTGAGTAAAGGAGAAGCAGGTTTGAAATACTAATTGGGATTTACTAAACAATAGAGTTCAAGAAGACCATGAGGAAGTGTATACCTTTTGACTAGAGAATGTCATTCAGATACAATAAGAAATGTCTAATGGCATAGTCAGTTTTCTGAGCCCTGTGGTCATTTAGATTATATtgatgttaataaaaataaataaaacactttaagAAGATTCTgatgttttgaggtttttcctttttgctctgatttttctctcattacatgactaaagcagaaatatgtttaatgtgattgtacatatataaactgtatcagattacttggtgtcctggggaggggggaagggaaaggagggatggagaaaaatttgaaactagaaatcttataaaaacaaatgttgaaaatcatctctaaatataactggaaaataataaaatatttatatggggaaaaaaaaagaagattctgATGTTACCAGTTATACTCCTCAGCCACCAGAAAAGGTTTTCATTATTATAAATGTATTGATGGTTAATGTTGGGCATCTTATTTCtaataaacataataaattaAGGTGTGTCTGTCTTTGAAAAGAAGTTATTTGATAATGAAAGCTTAGTGAATAATAACTTTTCTTCTCCATGGCAGATAGAGAAGTTTTTCCCTCATGTccttgaaaaggaaaagacacGTTCTAAAGGAGAGCCTTCCATTCTCTCCCCAGAAGAGTTTGCCTTTGCCAAAGAGTGAGTGACCAGTAAGTCATatgatctcagagttggaaggaattttgGACATTATATAGTCCAACCCTTACCCAATCTGGGTCCTGGCTAAAACATCACAGACAGTTGTCTTTCAGATTCCACTTGAAGAGAGACCTTCatcgattaaaaaaaaacaaaacatagtcaGGCTACTAGTAGACCCATTACTTTATCAAGtcagcccattctatttttagaagttttttttttccttctgttgaattgaaatctgcctccctaATAATTCACCCTGTAAACTTAGCAGAGcaaattcaatttctctttcacATGAAAACCTTTCAAATGTTTGGATATAATCATCATGTCCCAAACtaagtcatctcttctccaggttaaaaatccctcatgctgggggcggctaggtggcgcagtggataaagcaccagccctggattcaggagtgcctgagttcaagtccagcctcagacacttgacacgtactagctgtgtgaccctgggcaagtcacttaacccccattgccccacaaaaaaaaaaaatccctcatgCTTCATCTGATTCCTGGGTGGTATGAGTTGAGTCAAAAAATCAGAATTCTCCTATTCTCCTACTACTCTTAGCTATTTTTTGCTACTTCCATAGTTCTGTGTCCTTACAGTACAGAATCTTAAGACTGGAAATGGAAAAAACCTCAGAGTCCAGCTATTCAGACCCGGAACTGAAAAAATAATCCCCTTTACGTTATACTGGGCAGGTGATTATACAACTTTTGATTGAAGACCTCCACTGAGGGGCCACTTACTACTTCCCAAAGTAGCCCATTCTATGTTTGGATAGATACAGtagttgggaagtttttccttacattaggCCTGAATCTGTCTGAAATTTATATTGATTTCTAATTTTGCCTACTATAGCCAAGCAGATTAagattaattttctttccatttgacagctcttcaaataattgaaggcaGTTCTCATGTCCACCCTAAGTCTTCTCCAGGTTAACAGTATTAACCTAAAGAACTAGCAGTAGAATTTAGCTTTATAGAGGCAATTGata is drawn from Dromiciops gliroides isolate mDroGli1 chromosome 2, mDroGli1.pri, whole genome shotgun sequence and contains these coding sequences:
- the GINS4 gene encoding DNA replication complex GINS protein SLD5 isoform X2; the protein is MTEETDFTEQDSDGGSEEVVLTPAELIGRLEQAWLNEKFAPELLENKCEIVECVIEQLDHMEKNLKRAKKGDLKVSIHHMEVERIRYVLSSYLRCRLMKIEKFFPHVLEKEKTRSKGEPSILSPEEFAFAKEYMANMETYLKTVALRHMPPNLQKVDLLKSVPKPDLDSYVFLKVKERQENILVEPETDEQSEYVIDLEEGSQHLIRYKTIAPLVASGAVQLI
- the GINS4 gene encoding DNA replication complex GINS protein SLD5 isoform X1, which produces MEARSRGVPPSGQLRLANVAKRFSRRISLELPRDPGRFQRMTEETDFTEQDSDGGSEEVVLTPAELIGRLEQAWLNEKFAPELLENKCEIVECVIEQLDHMEKNLKRAKKGDLKVSIHHMEVERIRYVLSSYLRCRLMKIEKFFPHVLEKEKTRSKGEPSILSPEEFAFAKEYMANMETYLKTVALRHMPPNLQKVDLLKSVPKPDLDSYVFLKVKERQENILVEPETDEQSEYVIDLEEGSQHLIRYKTIAPLVASGAVQLI